The Nocardia sp. BMG51109 nucleotide sequence GCAATACGATTCCGCGGTCAGTTCGACCGCCGTATCCAGCTTTTCGTTCTCGAACAGCGGATACAGGTGATAACACGTGGCGGGCAGAACCGCGAGATCGCTGATCTCCTGATCGTCGTGCCACCGGCCGACGCGGGTCAGCTCGCGCCAGCGATGCCGATCGCCGGTGAACGAGTGAATCGTCCCCAGCAGGTTCGGAAATGCGTCGACATAACCCCCTCGCTCCAGGAGCCGCCTCGAAATGACCGGCGGTACGGCGACGGGGACCGGCTCCGGCCCCGCACATTTCAGGAGATAATTTCGCAGGCCCGCGACAACCGCATCGAACTCGCCGTTGCCGAGCCCGATTCCGGGAACTCCGGTGGCGACCAATTCGGTCCGACCGGAACCGGCCGCAATATTCGAGTGCACCGGTTTATTGTTCCGCCGATGCTCATTCCTTCAAACAGCGATCGGATCGAACGAGTTGCGTGACGGCTCCGGCCGAACCGTGCATATCTTCGAGAACGGTGACCACACGCGCGGCGTCGGCGGCCGGGCGCAGGTCGGGCCCGCCCCGGACGCCCCGGACGAACTCGCCCAGCGCGAGCTCGATGGGTGTCCCCGGCGCCGATTTCGCGGTCCGGGAAAGCAGACTGCGCCGCCGATCCTCGACCAGCCACGCCGACAGAGTGCGATCCGACTCCTCCAGGCGGAGGCTGCCTCGCTCGCCGGTGATGACCAGCGCGCGACGCTTGCCGCGGCTGAGCCAGCACGCGTGCAGCCGTACCTCGATCCCCGCCGGCGCCCGCGCGGTCAGCGCCACGCACCCGGCCACCGGCCCGTTCCCCGTCTCCCGGCAGTCCTCGACGTGCAGGCCCGGGCCGTCGCCGAGGATGCCCAGCCGCACCAGGACGGCGACATCGTGGATCGCCAGATCCCACAGCGCGTTCACGTCGTAGCGGACCGGCCCGTCGGCCGCGCGCTCGATCGACACCGCGACCACCTCGCCGATCGCGTCGCGGTCCAAAGCCGCACCCAGCGCGGCGATCTCGCGGCTCCACCAGTACTGGTGATCGACGGTCACCATGAGGTTCCGGTCGCGAGCGAGCCGCAGCAGTTCGGTGGCGTGCCGGGTGGTCAGCGTGAACGGCTTCTCGGTGAAGACGTGTTTGCCCGCCGACAAGGCCTGCCGTATCGGGCCGTCGTGCGCCGAGGCCGTGGTCGCGACGATCACCGCATCGATTCGCGGGTCGGCCACGGCCGCGTCGAGGTCGCTCCCGCACGGTATCGACGCGGGACCGGCGAAATCTGCTGCGCCGCAACGGATGTCGACGACGCGGGTGATCCGGAGGCCGTCCACCCGGCTCGCGATGTCGAGCAGGCGGGCGCCCCAGTAGCCGTATCCGACCAGGGCCGCGGTGACGGGGCGGGTGCTACCCATGGTGATCGTCATCCTTCTCTTGCGCGGATCAGGTGGAAGGGCTCGGCGGCCTCCACGCCGATGACGGACCCCCACGACTCCGCCGACGCGCGCAGGGCACGGGCGGACCGGGGATGTGGCCAGTCGCGGTTCTCGGTGGTGTAGCAGGAGAACGCGCGCAGCTTCGCGTCGATCTCGGCGCCGATATCGACGAACCAGGTTGGGGCGAAGGTGTTCTCCGACGCCGGGGTCCATTCGTTACTCGACAGCGGTGCGTAGGTCAGGAAGCGCCGGACCCGGCTCCCCGGCCGCGGGCGGGTGGCCACCGCGGCAGACTCGAACACGGCGCGGTGGTCCCGGTTCAGGTCCGGGTGCACGCTGTAGACGGTGTCCGCTCCGGTCCGGTCCAGGGCCTGCTCGACGACCCGGTTGACCTCGACATGCGCCACGGTGTCGAGCCGCATATCGGGGAGCTCGCCCGCGATCCGGTGGTGGACGCCCAGCGTTTCCAGCGCGGACCGGGCCTCCCGGTACTTCAGCTCGGCGATGTCCGGGCGGCCGGGATACTGCGTGCTGCTCCCGTCGGTCACCCACAGCACCGTGACCTCGTCGCCCTTCTTCGCGTGGCGCGCGATCGTGCCTCCCATGCCGAGGATCTCGTCATCGGGATGAGCCGCCACCACCAGCACCTGTCTCGGCATCGTTCGTCCTGCCCTCTCGTTGTCGATGCAGCCGATCCAGCAGCGCGTCGGCCGGATCGCGTTCGGACCGCATCGCGGCGCGTGCGGCGCGCAGTCGCGCCTTCATCGTGTGACCGCCGATCGCGGCGTCGACGGCACCGAGGAGTTCCTCGGGGGCCGGGGCACTTCCCAGATCGACACCGAGTCCGTGCGCGGCGAGGGCGGCGGCGTTGCGTCGCCCGTCCGGCCACTGGGTCGTCATCACCGAGGGCACGGCCGCGCGCAGCGCCGCCACCAGGGTCCCCATACCGCCGTGGTTGACCGACACGTCAGCGTATTGCAGGACTTCCCGCAGGTCGGCCCGGGCCACGAGGCGAGCGCCCGGTCCCGTCTCGAGCGCGGGCATGCGCCCGCCGATCACGAGCAGGCGGTACCGCCCGCGGCCGGCGTGCTCGACCAGCCGCCGCAGCGGCTCGGGAAGTGCCCTCGCCCAGCCGTCGCCGAGCGAGCAGACGACGACGGGGAGACCGCTGTCGACGAGAAACCGCTTGGTCGGCTCGTCGAGCTGCCACCGCCGCGGACCGTAATAGTCGGGATATCCGGCGATCTCGAAGGTCCGGGGCAGCGCCGTCGGCGCCGTCGCCAGCGGTCCCGCGGCCAGCACCAGCCCACCGGCCCGATCCACCCGGGCGAAGGTCGCCTCCCCCGGCTCGGCGCCCAGCCCGAGATCTCGCCGGGCGGCGGCGATTCCGGGCAGCACGAGCCGGTCGACGATCCTGACCCGTCGTTCCTCCGACCGTGCGCGCATGCCGCTCGCGGTCCGGGTGTCGAACGCGGAGGGCATCGACATGCCGAGGAAGGTCGCCGTCACCGGGGCGCCGATCAGTTCACCGCCCAGGGCCGCGCCGATGTGCAGGGCCGGGGACACGATGGCATCCGGCCGCGGCCGCAACCCCGCCAGCGCGGTGGCGAACGGCCGGGCACTGCGCAGCGACGCCTCGAAATAGAGCCGATCGGTCGTCCATTCGGTGCTCGGCGTCGCCGGCCCGGCGGGTACGTTCTCGAAGACGTGCGCGCACTGGCTTCCGGTGCCCACCGGCAGGAACGGGAGTCCGGCGTCTTCGACATCCGATGCGTACTCGTCGTACTCCAGCACGGTCACCCGGTGCCGCCGCGCGAGAAGGGCGCGCGCCATGCCCAGCAGCGGGTACAGGTCACCCCTGGTCCCCTGGCCGAGCACGACGATATTCATCCGGCGGCGCCGATCACGGTGGCTCCGATCGCGGTGGCGACGTTGCGGGTGTCGACGATCGGCGCGGGGCAGTTCCGCAGCGCCGCCCAGTCCACCGCGTCGTGCGCGGTGACCACCGCGACGCAGTCGTAGGCCGCGGCCGTCGCGGCGGTGAGCGGGACCGACCGGAGCGGGCCGGAGGCGGTCCGCACGACCGGTACGTGGGGATCGTGGTAGTCCACGTCGATTCCGGATTCGGTCAGCGTGCGCAGGATGGCGAGGGCCGGGGACTCCCGGGTGTCGCCGACGTTCGCCTTGTAGGCGACGCCGATCAACAGCACGCGGGCGGGCCCGTCCGTCGCCGCACCGGCGAGCCGCTGCCGGATGCGGCGGGCGATGACCGACGGCCGGGCGTTGTTGGCGGCGATCGCCGAATCCAGAACGGGAGTCTCCAGGTGGCGGGAGCTCGCGAGGTGTGCCAGATAGGTCGCGTCCACGGGGATGCAGTGCCCGCCGGCTCCCGGACCGGGGTCGAGACCGTGGTAGCCGAACGGTTTGGTCCGGCAGGCCGCGCTGACCTCCCAGGGATCGAGACCTAGTGAGACACACAGGGTCTCGTTCTCGTTCGCGAACGCGATATTGATCAGCCGCCAGCTGTTCTCGTACACCTTGGCCATCTCGGCGGCGCCGGTGCTCGACATCGGCCACACCGTGTCCACGATCGTGCGGTAGAACTCCGTGACCGCCTTCAGGCATTCGTCGGTGCACCCGGACACCAGCTTGGGAGTGGTTTTCATCGTCCAGTCGCGGCGGCCCGGATCGATGCGTTCCGGAGAGAATCCGACGAACAGGTCGATACCGGGCGTCCAGCCGGCCTCGAGGAAGGGCGGCAGGAAGATGTTCTCCGTGGTTCCGGGATAGGACGTGCTCTCCAGGACGACGACCGCGTTCCGGGTGACCACCGCGGCGATCGCCCGTGCGGCCTTGTCGATATCGGACGTGTCCGGCCGGCCGTCGGCGTCCAGCGGGGTCGGGACCGCGACGATCCACAGCTCGGCGGTGGGGGCCGCCTCGATGCTGTCGTAGAGCTCGACCGCGCCGTCCGCGATGGCGCGGCGGATATCCGCCCACTCGTCGGGGTGTCGCCGCGCGCGGAGGTCATCGCGCGGCGCGCGCAGATCGGCGATCCGCCGCACGTCGTTGTCGATCGCCGCCACCCGGTGGCCGGCCGACATCGCCGCCAGGCATATCTCCGCGCCGACGTAGCCCACCCCGACGACGTTCACTGTGATGACTTCGGTGGATGGCACGGCCATATCAGTCCGACTCTCCGGCTACGACCCTCGACGGGGATTCGATGATGGTTCCGATCGCCGTCGCCAGCGGTGTGGCGCACCGGCAGCCGACCAGCTGCCGCAATCGGGTGGTGTCCGGGACCCGGCGGGCGATATCCCTGGTCCCGCGGCCGTGGACACGGTCGTAGGACTCGTGGCGAACCGTCGACGACGATCCGGTCAGCCGGATCACCAGCCGGGCCAGGTCGCCGATCGAGGTCTCCTGGTCGCTGCCGATGTTGATGGTGTGCCCGTACGCCGACGACGTCGTGAGACCGGCGGCGATCGCTCGTACCGCGTCGCCGACGAAGGTGAAGCTGCGCGTCTGCCGTCCGTCCCCGTACACGACGATCGGCCGGTCCCGCTGGGCCCACCCGACGAATCGCGGTACCACCGACCCGTACCGGCCGGACTGGCGCACCCCGATGGTGTTGAACAGCCTGCCGATCACCACGGGTGCCCCGGTCCGGCGCGCGTAGTCGTTGACGAGCAGCTCGCCGGTTCCCTTACCGAACGCGTAGGACGATCGCGGGTTGGTGGGCGGCGCGATGATGATGTCGGCCTCCTCGGCGAGCGGCTGGACGCCCGAATCCCCATAGATCTCGCTCGTCGAGGCGAAGAACAGCGGCGCGCGGATCTCGTCGACCACCGCGAGCATCGTCCGGGTCGCCTGCACCACTTCGCGAATCGTCCGTTCCGGATGCTGTTCGACATACAGCGCGCCGACCCGGCCGGCCAGATGGAAAACGTGCGTGGCCCCGGCCGCCGCCGACCGGACGAGACGTTCGTCGAGCACCGAGCCCTCCGTGAACGCGAAGTCCCGCGACAGCAGCGGCCCGCGCAGGTTCTCCACGGTTCCCGACGAGAAATCGTCGAGTCCCCGCACCCGCCACCCGGCGGCGAGCAGGTACTCGACCAGGTGCGAACCGATGAAGCCCGCCGCGCCCGTGACCAATGCCGTTGTCCGGGAACCCGAATCCGTCACGGTCATGTCAGCACCCGCGCGAGTTCGGCCGGGCCGATCGAGGTTCTGACGAATTGAAATGTCTCGCCGTATGCGCAACCGGCCTGACTACCGCGGAACCGCGCCAACCCGCTCAGTGCCTCGGGCGTGCGCGGACCCGGTAACTCGGTATTCCTGGAGGGCATCTCGCCGAACGCGTCCAGCTTGGTGTGCATGGACTCGGTGATATCGACGGTCCAGTGCGGAGTGAATCCCGGCTCCGCCCCGGGCACGTTCCAGTAGGTTTCCGAAATCGTCTCGTACATCGCGGTCAGGCGGATTTCCCGGCCGTTGCGGTAGGGGCGCGTCGCCACGACCGCCGATTCGAACACGACCCGGTGATCGATATGGCGGTCCGGAAAGGGAAGCAAGACGACCTCCGGCCGTATCTCGTCCATCACTCGCTGCATGCGACCGTTCAGCTCCGCGACCGGAACCTGGTTCACCGCCGTGGTGGGGTAGTCGAAGAAGATCGATTCGTGCACCCCCAGGACCTGGTGGGCGTGCTGTGCCTCGCGCTGGATCATGAGTCGATCCCCCGCCGCGAACTGGGGCTCCAGTTCGGAGCAGACCGTGACGACGGTGACCGCCGCGCCCGCGCGGGCGAACAACGCGATTGTCCCGCCCGCACCGAGGCACTCGTCGTCGGTATGCGGAGCGACTACGACAACTCTCGTCACAGACGGTTCCTCTCTGCCGGTTTCCGCCGAAATATCGGCTCGTGAATCCATTCGGATGATTGATGAAGATACAGCCCGTCCTACGTACGCTCCAGTTCCGTAACTGACATCGGAAACCTTCGGAGCATCCCTTGAACATCGCCGATTTCCTGCACCGCCCGAATCGCGAGTCGATTGCCATTTCCGGTGCGGACGGTACGTCGACCTATGGACAATTACTCGACGACGTGGCACGCCTGTCGACCGCATACCGTGCGATGAAACAGACTCCGGGTGATCGAATCGGCATCGTTCAGTCCGACACCGCGGCTCACATACTCACATATTTTTCGGCGGTCGCCGGAGGATATGTCGCCGTCTCGGTGAACCCGAAATCCACGGTGGCGGAAATGTCGCGGGCCTTCGAGGCGACCCGGCCGGGCGTCGTTGTCGCCGAGGCGGCCGCGGTGCCCCGGGTGCGCCACGCGCTGTCGCGGCTGTCCGGCCCGGTCGAGCTGATCAGCGACACACCGGCCGACGGAGTCGCCTCGATCCCGGAGATCCTGGCCGCGACCGCACCGGCGGGCGAGGCGATCGTCTCGATGTGGTCCGGCGACCCGGCCTCGATTCTGTTCACCTCGGGCAGCACCGGCCGGCCGAAGGGCGTGGTGCTCACCCACGGGAACGTCGTCTGGGCGGCGCGGGCCAAAGCGGCCCGGATGCGCCCCACCGAGCGAGACGCCGTCGCCCTGATAGCCCCGATGCATCACGCCTACGGCCAGAACGCCGTGCTCAACGCCGCCTTCTCCGGAGGGGCTACCGTGATACTGCTGAATCCGCGCCGGCGCGGGCAGTTGGTCGCGGACCTGGCCGGTTACGAGGTCACCGCGCTGCCGAGCGTGCCCGCCGTATTCCGCCTGCTGCTCGATCTCGGAGCCGGGCGGGACCTGCTCCCCCGGCTCCGCTACGCCCTGTCGGCCGCGGCCCCGCTGCCCCGCCGGACCGCCGAGACCTGGCTGGACCGATTCGGGTTCCCGCTGCACGAGGGGTACGGGCTCACCGAGACCTCACCGTGCGCGCTGTACAACGATCAGCGGACCTGTTCGCCCGGTTCGCTGGGCAGGCCGTACGAGGGCGTCCGCACGAGAATCGTCGACGACGCCGGGCACGAGGTGCCGGACGGCGACATCGGCGAGCTGCTGATCTCCGGCCCGAACGTCATGCGCGGCTATTTCGAGAGTCCCGCCGACACCGCCGAGCGAATCGTGCACGGCTGGTTGCGGACCGGAGATCAGGTACGCCGGGACGAGCACGGTGATCATTGGTTCGCGGGCCGGAAGAAGAACATCATCATCGTGTCCGGGGCCACCGTGTATCCGGGCGAGGTGGAGTCGGTCCTGCGGGATCATCCGGCGGTGGCCGACGCGGTCGTGGTCGGCCGCCCCCACCCGGTTGTCGGCGAGACCGTCACGGCCGTCGTCCAGCTCCGGGACTCGGCGGCGGAGGCGGGCGTGGTCTCCGAACTGCGCACGCTCTGCGACCGGCGGCTCGCCGCATACAAGCGGCCGGCCTCGATACGGATCGCCGCCATTCCGTTGCTCGCCTCGGGCAAGCCGGACCTGGAACGGCTCCGGCGGCACGGCCCGCAATAGTTCCGGCTACCGGCTGTCCCGGTGCCGGAACGGGCAGACCGGTTCGGCGTCGTCGACGGCGTCGGACAGGAAGTACTGCCGCCACTCCCGATTGCCGGGATCGCCGTATCCGCCGAGCGCGGAGGCGGGTTCCAGATTGTCGAAGGCGCGCAGTCGCTGACGAATGACTCGCCGGGCCGTCGCACCGCGCGGCGTGTCCGCGCCGATCTCCTCGAACACCCATCGGGGCTGGAAGGAGATCATGAATACCGGGCTGTACCGGCTCCTGCGCGCGAGGTGCGCGGGCGTATTGCACACCACGAACAGCGGTGTGCCGCCGAAACTGAACTCCCAGGCGGGATTCTCGGTATCCCGGGGGATCTCGCCGGGCCAGGGCGCCGTGTCGCGGTCGTGCAGAAATCGCAGCACATCCCAGAATCGGCGCCGGTAGGCGCCGAGGTCGGCGACCGGCCGCTGCGGGCCGAAGAACACGACGAGCGACGTCTCCCTGTCGATCCGCCGGTAGCCGCGCAGGTATTCGGTGAGGATGCCGGGCAGCGCCGACCAGGTCCGCGCGTCGTCGACATCACCGACGAATCCGAACCTCAGGCTGGATTTTCGGACCGCGGAGACGGCGAAGGTGCACGGAAACGGATCCTCGCGCCCGGTGAGGGTGGCGGTGAGGTCCCCGATCACGTCGGGCCCCCAGCTCGGTAACCACCCGATCACCTGGGTGGACAGGGTTTCGTCCGACAACATTCATCACTCCCTGGGCGAGGGCGACCGGGCGGCTCAGCCCGCGAAGTAGTCCTCGAGTTCGCCTGTGCGGCGGATGTCCAAAGTCACGCAATGGAAGCCGCCGCCCAGGCTGCGGCCGTGGCGCCACCGGCACGGGATGGGGGTGAGACCGTACTTCTCGAGATCCCGCATCAGGGGTTCCTGGATGTCCTGCACCACGACGTGCTCCTGGTCCAGCGAGAGCACGTTCATTCCGATCGACTGCGATGCCAGCAGGGGAACCCCGTCCTGGGCGATCTCCAGCGGTCGATCGAGCCAGGTGTATCTGAGGACGTCCCAGCTCCGCATGGGGGCCGGCAGCAGATCGACGTCCACGGCATCGCGGGCGAGGAGCAGCCCCGGCCGGAGCGGCAGTATCTCTCCATCGATATGGGTGTCGGTGATCCGGGTGCGATGGACCCGATAGCGATCACCGAGGTGCCGTTCGAGCCAGGTCGCGCCCATGCGGTGGTTCTCCGACGAGACGTTGAACACCAGATCGCGGCCCACGCGCATCACCTGCGCACCGTCGAACATGATCTCGTAGAACGGGTCCCGGGAGGAATTCTCCGAGAATCCGAGCCGCTGCAGATAGCTGGTGTCGAAGTTGTGGTCCAACAGGCGCGACTTGGGCGCCACGGTCCACTTGGCACCGCGCCGGAAATACTCCGTGAACAATTCCTTGTACAGGTCGGGCTCGAAATAGCGGGCCCGCATCATCGGCGCGGTCTCGATGATCTCGTCGCCGATCACCAGGAAGATGTCGCGGCTCATCAGCGCGTGCCCCATCGGCGATTTCCAGTGCGGCGCCTGGACGATGGGGACGCGGTCGGAGCACTCCGGACGCCGGACCGTCACCCCGAAATCGGTGAGTATGCCGATCAGTTCGGCGACGTCCTCGAGACACTCCTCCTTCATGCGGTTCGAAGGACGTATCCTCCGCATATCGCCGGTATCGTTCATCGTCGACCGGTTCAGGTGAAAGAAGATCCGGAACGACCGATCGTCGTGATAATCGAGGTGATACGGCGTACCGACGATGATCTCCTCGAGCGGGTCCCACTCGGTGTGGGTACGCACCGGACTCTCCGTCTCCGGCAACCCTGTGTCCACGGTATATCAGCCTCCCTCGGCCGCTGGGGCGGCCACCGGAGCCGGGGCCGCGGCCCTCGTGTCGACGAATGCCACCAGATTCCCCAGGGTCATTCCGCCGATTTCGAACATCTCTTCCTCGTCGATCTCCACGCCGAACTCCTCCTCGACATCCAAGGCGAGCTCCACCACCATCAGAGAATCCATCCCGAGGCCGCCCTCCCCTATTCGGGTCTCCAGTCCGGGTGGCTCGTCGGCCGGCCATTCCAGCCCATCGAGAATGATGGTCACCAGCTTGTCCACGGTGGAAACATTGTTTGTCTTCGTCTGCGATTCCAAAGGAAACTCCTCCCGGATCGGGGCCGTATCGAATCATGACGCACCCGCGCGGACGAGCAAATTCGATCGCGACGCCCGGGCCGACCGGTCCAACCTCGGAAATTCCGAGGTTGGACAGAAACTCCGCTCAGCGCCTGGTAACGAAGAAGTCCTCGACGACGAGGCAGTCGATATCGCTGCCCAGGAAGCATTCGATCGCCTCGCCGGGGGTTTCGACAATCGGTTCATTGTCGTTGAACGAGGTGTTCAGCAGGCCGGGGACGCCGGTCAGCGCCTCGAATCTGCTGATCAGCTCGTGAAATCGGGGGTTCGTCCGCTCGGTCACCGTCTGGTACCTGGCGCTGCCGTCGATATGCGTGGCGGCGGCGAAATCGCGCCGGGCACTTTCTCGAACGGTGCCGTTGACGCACATGAATCCGGACGGCGCGGCGGTATCGAGCACCTCGGCCTGCCGGGCTCCCAGAATC carries:
- a CDS encoding PIG-L deacetylase family protein translates to MPRQVLVVAAHPDDEILGMGGTIARHAKKGDEVTVLWVTDGSSTQYPGRPDIAELKYREARSALETLGVHHRIAGELPDMRLDTVAHVEVNRVVEQALDRTGADTVYSVHPDLNRDHRAVFESAAVATRPRPGSRVRRFLTYAPLSSNEWTPASENTFAPTWFVDIGAEIDAKLRAFSCYTTENRDWPHPRSARALRASAESWGSVIGVEAAEPFHLIRAREG
- a CDS encoding NAD(P)-dependent oxidoreductase; this encodes MTVTDSGSRTTALVTGAAGFIGSHLVEYLLAAGWRVRGLDDFSSGTVENLRGPLLSRDFAFTEGSVLDERLVRSAAAGATHVFHLAGRVGALYVEQHPERTIREVVQATRTMLAVVDEIRAPLFFASTSEIYGDSGVQPLAEEADIIIAPPTNPRSSYAFGKGTGELLVNDYARRTGAPVVIGRLFNTIGVRQSGRYGSVVPRFVGWAQRDRPIVVYGDGRQTRSFTFVGDAVRAIAAGLTTSSAYGHTINIGSDQETSIGDLARLVIRLTGSSSTVRHESYDRVHGRGTRDIARRVPDTTRLRQLVGCRCATPLATAIGTIIESPSRVVAGESD
- a CDS encoding PIG-L deacetylase family protein, with protein sequence MTRVVVVAPHTDDECLGAGGTIALFARAGAAVTVVTVCSELEPQFAAGDRLMIQREAQHAHQVLGVHESIFFDYPTTAVNQVPVAELNGRMQRVMDEIRPEVVLLPFPDRHIDHRVVFESAVVATRPYRNGREIRLTAMYETISETYWNVPGAEPGFTPHWTVDITESMHTKLDAFGEMPSRNTELPGPRTPEALSGLARFRGSQAGCAYGETFQFVRTSIGPAELARVLT
- a CDS encoding acyl carrier protein, encoding MESQTKTNNVSTVDKLVTIILDGLEWPADEPPGLETRIGEGGLGMDSLMVVELALDVEEEFGVEIDEEEMFEIGGMTLGNLVAFVDTRAAAPAPVAAPAAEGG
- a CDS encoding class I adenylate-forming enzyme family protein, giving the protein MNIADFLHRPNRESIAISGADGTSTYGQLLDDVARLSTAYRAMKQTPGDRIGIVQSDTAAHILTYFSAVAGGYVAVSVNPKSTVAEMSRAFEATRPGVVVAEAAAVPRVRHALSRLSGPVELISDTPADGVASIPEILAATAPAGEAIVSMWSGDPASILFTSGSTGRPKGVVLTHGNVVWAARAKAARMRPTERDAVALIAPMHHAYGQNAVLNAAFSGGATVILLNPRRRGQLVADLAGYEVTALPSVPAVFRLLLDLGAGRDLLPRLRYALSAAAPLPRRTAETWLDRFGFPLHEGYGLTETSPCALYNDQRTCSPGSLGRPYEGVRTRIVDDAGHEVPDGDIGELLISGPNVMRGYFESPADTAERIVHGWLRTGDQVRRDEHGDHWFAGRKKNIIIVSGATVYPGEVESVLRDHPAVADAVVVGRPHPVVGETVTAVVQLRDSAAEAGVVSELRTLCDRRLAAYKRPASIRIAAIPLLASGKPDLERLRRHGPQ
- a CDS encoding Gfo/Idh/MocA family protein — translated: MGSTRPVTAALVGYGYWGARLLDIASRVDGLRITRVVDIRCGAADFAGPASIPCGSDLDAAVADPRIDAVIVATTASAHDGPIRQALSAGKHVFTEKPFTLTTRHATELLRLARDRNLMVTVDHQYWWSREIAALGAALDRDAIGEVVAVSIERAADGPVRYDVNALWDLAIHDVAVLVRLGILGDGPGLHVEDCRETGNGPVAGCVALTARAPAGIEVRLHACWLSRGKRRALVITGERGSLRLEESDRTLSAWLVEDRRRSLLSRTAKSAPGTPIELALGEFVRGVRGGPDLRPAADAARVVTVLEDMHGSAGAVTQLVRSDRCLKE
- a CDS encoding YqcI/YcgG family protein, which gives rise to MLSDETLSTQVIGWLPSWGPDVIGDLTATLTGREDPFPCTFAVSAVRKSSLRFGFVGDVDDARTWSALPGILTEYLRGYRRIDRETSLVVFFGPQRPVADLGAYRRRFWDVLRFLHDRDTAPWPGEIPRDTENPAWEFSFGGTPLFVVCNTPAHLARRSRYSPVFMISFQPRWVFEEIGADTPRGATARRVIRQRLRAFDNLEPASALGGYGDPGNREWRQYFLSDAVDDAEPVCPFRHRDSR
- a CDS encoding glycosyltransferase, encoding MNIVVLGQGTRGDLYPLLGMARALLARRHRVTVLEYDEYASDVEDAGLPFLPVGTGSQCAHVFENVPAGPATPSTEWTTDRLYFEASLRSARPFATALAGLRPRPDAIVSPALHIGAALGGELIGAPVTATFLGMSMPSAFDTRTASGMRARSEERRVRIVDRLVLPGIAAARRDLGLGAEPGEATFARVDRAGGLVLAAGPLATAPTALPRTFEIAGYPDYYGPRRWQLDEPTKRFLVDSGLPVVVCSLGDGWARALPEPLRRLVEHAGRGRYRLLVIGGRMPALETGPGARLVARADLREVLQYADVSVNHGGMGTLVAALRAAVPSVMTTQWPDGRRNAAALAAHGLGVDLGSAPAPEELLGAVDAAIGGHTMKARLRAARAAMRSERDPADALLDRLHRQREGRTNDAETGAGGGGSSR
- a CDS encoding nucleotide sugar dehydrogenase, encoding MPSTEVITVNVVGVGYVGAEICLAAMSAGHRVAAIDNDVRRIADLRAPRDDLRARRHPDEWADIRRAIADGAVELYDSIEAAPTAELWIVAVPTPLDADGRPDTSDIDKAARAIAAVVTRNAVVVLESTSYPGTTENIFLPPFLEAGWTPGIDLFVGFSPERIDPGRRDWTMKTTPKLVSGCTDECLKAVTEFYRTIVDTVWPMSSTGAAEMAKVYENSWRLINIAFANENETLCVSLGLDPWEVSAACRTKPFGYHGLDPGPGAGGHCIPVDATYLAHLASSRHLETPVLDSAIAANNARPSVIARRIRQRLAGAATDGPARVLLIGVAYKANVGDTRESPALAILRTLTESGIDVDYHDPHVPVVRTASGPLRSVPLTAATAAAYDCVAVVTAHDAVDWAALRNCPAPIVDTRNVATAIGATVIGAAG